From a region of the Lactuca sativa cultivar Salinas chromosome 4, Lsat_Salinas_v11, whole genome shotgun sequence genome:
- the LOC111892190 gene encoding uncharacterized protein LOC111892190 isoform X2, whose product MQLDESLKKLEETQRQLARLRSRSCDPSTRSVGRNVRVKKEISSSPLKICEDSFRNLSDESNGSSCDSYQEACLKTIKTKPKPLLVIPGMNPKVMTEYNKASSERKSLVKEKGYGLLPKQEAVESQARGTKRKCEENEHKDLSEVICSSSSPCIINCDTSNHIPSQHKRKLRSLVLCPTNDQLFATSALDGIVNMWEIQGRGSHANLLSSINCASMKQRRWPEDVAWHPNGSSLISVYSADGGDSQIAILNLNEREEENEVRFLEDKGHVKGIINNVMFMPWDNNCFITGGSDHGVVHWTQKHNDDDNNNSWKPKLLHRSIHSSAVMGVAGMHQKQTVVSVGADKRIIGFDLHTEKPDYKHQIESKCMSVVPNPCDFNLFMVQTGTPQKQLRLFDIRLKNTEIHEFGWKQESSMSQSALISQTWSPDGLYITSGSADPVIHIFDIRFNANQPSQSIKAHQKRVFKAAWHHSLPLLISISSDLNIGLHHIT is encoded by the exons ATGCAGCTTGATGAATCTCTGAAAAAATTGGAGGAAACACAACGTCAATTAGCTCGCCTTCGAAGTCGAAGTTGTGATCCATCTACAAGATCTGTTGGAAGAAATGTAAGAGTCAAAAAAGAAATATCAAGTAGTCCTTTAAAGATCTGTGAAGATTCTTTTCGTAACCTTTCTGATGAAAGTAATGGAAGCTCATGTGATAGCTATCAAGAAGCATGTCTTAAAACTATCAAAACCAAACCAAAACCACTGCTTGTTATTCCTGGTATGAATCCAAAAGTGATGACTGAATACAACAAAGCTTCAAGTGAAAGAAAAAGTCTTGTGAAAGAAAAAGGTTATGGACTCTTACCTAAACAGGAAGCTGTTGAGAGTCAAGCCAGAGGGACAAAAAGAAAATGTG aggaaaatgaacataaaGATTTGAGTGAGGTGATATGCAGCTCTTCTTCACCATGTATAATCAATTGTGATACATCCAACCACATCCCTAGTCAACATAAGAGAAAACTGAGAAGTCTTGTCCTTTGTCCAACAAATGATCAACTTTTTGCTACCAG TGCTTTGGATGGTATTGTAAATATGTGGGAAATTCAGGGCAGAGG GTCACATGCGAATCTTCTTAGTTCAATCAATTGTGCATCCATGAAACAAAGAAGATGGCCTGAAGATGTTGCTTGGCATCCAAATGGAAGTAGTTTGATCTCTGTGTATAGTGCTGATGGTGGCGACTCTCAGATAGCTATCTTGAACTTGAATGAAAGAGAAGag GAAAATGAGGTGAGATTCTTGGAAGATAAAGGTCATGTTAAGGGCATTATAAACAATGTGATGTTCATGCCATGGGACAACAATTGTTTCATTACTGGTGGAAGTGATCATGGTGTTGTTCATTGGACTCAAAAACACAATGATGATGACAACAACAACTCATGGAAACCTAAATTGCTACACAGAAGCATCCATTCTTCAGCTGTTATGGGAGTTGCAGGCATGCACCAAAAACAGACAGTAGTTTCTGTTGGAGCAGATAAGAGAATCATCGGCTTTGATTTACACACTGAAAAACCAGATTATAAGCACCAAATAGAAAGCAAATGCATGAGTGTTGTACCAAATCCATGTGACTTCAACCTTTTCATGGTTCAAACCGG TACTCCACAAAAGCAACTTAGATTGTTTGACATAAGGTTGAAGAATACAGAAATACATGAATTTGGTTGGAAGCAAGAAAGCAGCATGTCTCAATCGGCTTTAATCAGTCAGACGTGGTCCCCAGATGGTTTATATATAACTTCAGGTTCAGCGGACCCCGTGATTCATATATTTGACATTAGGTTTAATGCTAATCAACCCTCACAGTCTATTAAAGCTCACCAAAAACGTGTCTTCAAAGCTGCATGGCATCACTCTCTTCCTCTCCTCATTTCCATATCCTCAGATCTCAATATTGGATTGCATCATATCACATAA
- the LOC111892190 gene encoding uncharacterized protein LOC111892190 isoform X1 has product MAACANGDDKSDMEEQEEALVALIEHRTKEVNHLRMRLAYYESELDESLKKLEETQRQLARLRSRSCDPSTRSVGRNVRVKKEISSSPLKICEDSFRNLSDESNGSSCDSYQEACLKTIKTKPKPLLVIPGMNPKVMTEYNKASSERKSLVKEKGYGLLPKQEAVESQARGTKRKCEENEHKDLSEVICSSSSPCIINCDTSNHIPSQHKRKLRSLVLCPTNDQLFATSALDGIVNMWEIQGRGSHANLLSSINCASMKQRRWPEDVAWHPNGSSLISVYSADGGDSQIAILNLNEREEENEVRFLEDKGHVKGIINNVMFMPWDNNCFITGGSDHGVVHWTQKHNDDDNNNSWKPKLLHRSIHSSAVMGVAGMHQKQTVVSVGADKRIIGFDLHTEKPDYKHQIESKCMSVVPNPCDFNLFMVQTGTPQKQLRLFDIRLKNTEIHEFGWKQESSMSQSALISQTWSPDGLYITSGSADPVIHIFDIRFNANQPSQSIKAHQKRVFKAAWHHSLPLLISISSDLNIGLHHIT; this is encoded by the exons ATGGCTGCTTGTGCCAATGGCGATGACAAGAGCGACATGGAAGAGCAAGAGGAGGCTTTGGTGGCTTTGATTGAGCACCGTACCAAAGAAGTGAACCATCTCCGTATGCGTTTAGCCTATTATGAGTCCGAG CTTGATGAATCTCTGAAAAAATTGGAGGAAACACAACGTCAATTAGCTCGCCTTCGAAGTCGAAGTTGTGATCCATCTACAAGATCTGTTGGAAGAAATGTAAGAGTCAAAAAAGAAATATCAAGTAGTCCTTTAAAGATCTGTGAAGATTCTTTTCGTAACCTTTCTGATGAAAGTAATGGAAGCTCATGTGATAGCTATCAAGAAGCATGTCTTAAAACTATCAAAACCAAACCAAAACCACTGCTTGTTATTCCTGGTATGAATCCAAAAGTGATGACTGAATACAACAAAGCTTCAAGTGAAAGAAAAAGTCTTGTGAAAGAAAAAGGTTATGGACTCTTACCTAAACAGGAAGCTGTTGAGAGTCAAGCCAGAGGGACAAAAAGAAAATGTG aggaaaatgaacataaaGATTTGAGTGAGGTGATATGCAGCTCTTCTTCACCATGTATAATCAATTGTGATACATCCAACCACATCCCTAGTCAACATAAGAGAAAACTGAGAAGTCTTGTCCTTTGTCCAACAAATGATCAACTTTTTGCTACCAG TGCTTTGGATGGTATTGTAAATATGTGGGAAATTCAGGGCAGAGG GTCACATGCGAATCTTCTTAGTTCAATCAATTGTGCATCCATGAAACAAAGAAGATGGCCTGAAGATGTTGCTTGGCATCCAAATGGAAGTAGTTTGATCTCTGTGTATAGTGCTGATGGTGGCGACTCTCAGATAGCTATCTTGAACTTGAATGAAAGAGAAGag GAAAATGAGGTGAGATTCTTGGAAGATAAAGGTCATGTTAAGGGCATTATAAACAATGTGATGTTCATGCCATGGGACAACAATTGTTTCATTACTGGTGGAAGTGATCATGGTGTTGTTCATTGGACTCAAAAACACAATGATGATGACAACAACAACTCATGGAAACCTAAATTGCTACACAGAAGCATCCATTCTTCAGCTGTTATGGGAGTTGCAGGCATGCACCAAAAACAGACAGTAGTTTCTGTTGGAGCAGATAAGAGAATCATCGGCTTTGATTTACACACTGAAAAACCAGATTATAAGCACCAAATAGAAAGCAAATGCATGAGTGTTGTACCAAATCCATGTGACTTCAACCTTTTCATGGTTCAAACCGG TACTCCACAAAAGCAACTTAGATTGTTTGACATAAGGTTGAAGAATACAGAAATACATGAATTTGGTTGGAAGCAAGAAAGCAGCATGTCTCAATCGGCTTTAATCAGTCAGACGTGGTCCCCAGATGGTTTATATATAACTTCAGGTTCAGCGGACCCCGTGATTCATATATTTGACATTAGGTTTAATGCTAATCAACCCTCACAGTCTATTAAAGCTCACCAAAAACGTGTCTTCAAAGCTGCATGGCATCACTCTCTTCCTCTCCTCATTTCCATATCCTCAGATCTCAATATTGGATTGCATCATATCACATAA